The following proteins are co-located in the Xanthocytophaga agilis genome:
- a CDS encoding VapE domain-containing protein, with amino-acid sequence MTNHTITLFSDAYAKTGQEYSLNTFLENINNGTWKKAVQKVRNSTNEDIQKKLKEKLPAVTISGLFKGGKSDSDLQKHSNFLAIDLDYVTDVEKVKAFLEEDPYTYAVFTSCRGKGLCIVVKIEGKKHKPAFDGLTQYYFQLYGQIVDPSGRNVSRLRFVSYDPDLFLNEESKVFKQYPEKEKKRPDTRNIFFGSHDIDHVFDQIQSRQIDITGGYHQWCTIAFALADYFGEAGRERFLAVSQYSSLYDAKKADMQFSACLRHNATSVKKVTIATFLWYCKQQGISIISDQTKAIVQSAKLGKNGSNTAEGTVNVLQEVYGMDPEITRPIVEQVYASPSEKSDDQLPIVVQLQKYWKEYQTDVRRNVISKKCYRGNIQLTERDLMDIYMDASQKLNINVPKETVADMMKSSMVPEFNPLCEFFEGMSNPKSGYIRQMAECLRSPQGHDYAEYMLTKWMMSCIASVYGRSSQVMLTLCGEQGKGKSVFFLKILPESFPFRSELICEDNFKRNDSQNNKLLLITRWIVVDDEFKSIEQIGENALKAYITQTSVNVRFAFERVPENIPRFCNLVGTSNENTFLKDPTGNRRFPIIETGEIDQDRYNTIDKYELWKEAYFIYLQNPDSKFDANDFQLINEVADSYLRRTPEQELLLKFYEEADEETGIFRTTTEILNMLLGSSNIKNMNTVNLGRAISALKWKKITQGRDRTKRYGYWVKERSFSLSKLG; translated from the coding sequence CTAAAGGAAAAGTTGCCTGCTGTGACTATTTCGGGACTTTTCAAAGGAGGTAAAAGCGATAGTGACCTTCAAAAGCACTCCAACTTTTTGGCTATTGACCTGGACTATGTAACCGATGTGGAAAAGGTGAAAGCCTTTCTGGAAGAAGACCCCTACACCTATGCTGTCTTTACCAGTTGCCGGGGCAAAGGGTTGTGTATTGTAGTGAAGATTGAAGGTAAAAAACACAAGCCAGCCTTTGATGGACTGACACAGTATTATTTTCAGCTGTACGGACAAATCGTTGATCCATCGGGTCGTAATGTTTCGCGTCTACGGTTTGTCAGCTATGATCCGGACTTGTTTCTCAATGAAGAGTCGAAGGTATTTAAGCAATACCCGGAGAAAGAAAAGAAACGCCCGGATACACGGAATATATTCTTTGGCTCCCATGACATTGACCATGTCTTTGACCAGATCCAGAGTCGCCAGATCGATATTACAGGAGGCTATCATCAGTGGTGTACTATTGCCTTTGCCCTGGCTGATTATTTTGGGGAAGCAGGTAGAGAACGCTTTCTGGCTGTGAGTCAGTATTCGTCTTTGTATGATGCCAAAAAGGCGGACATGCAGTTTAGTGCCTGCCTCAGACATAATGCTACCAGTGTGAAGAAGGTCACCATTGCCACCTTTCTGTGGTATTGCAAACAACAAGGTATCAGCATTATTTCCGACCAGACCAAAGCCATTGTGCAGTCAGCCAAACTGGGTAAGAATGGAAGTAATACAGCAGAGGGTACTGTCAATGTATTGCAGGAAGTATACGGCATGGACCCTGAGATCACCCGTCCTATTGTAGAACAGGTCTATGCGTCTCCTTCCGAGAAGTCCGATGATCAACTGCCGATTGTGGTACAGCTTCAGAAATACTGGAAAGAGTACCAGACAGATGTACGGCGTAATGTAATCAGCAAGAAATGCTACCGGGGCAATATACAGCTTACCGAAAGGGATCTGATGGACATTTATATGGATGCATCTCAGAAGCTCAATATCAATGTACCCAAAGAGACGGTTGCCGACATGATGAAATCGTCTATGGTGCCAGAGTTTAATCCCCTGTGTGAGTTTTTTGAGGGAATGAGCAATCCAAAGTCTGGTTACATCCGGCAAATGGCCGAATGCCTCAGAAGCCCTCAGGGACATGACTATGCCGAGTATATGCTCACCAAATGGATGATGAGTTGCATTGCCTCTGTCTATGGCAGGTCCAGTCAGGTCATGCTGACTCTTTGTGGAGAACAGGGAAAGGGAAAAAGTGTCTTCTTTTTGAAGATCCTTCCTGAATCGTTTCCTTTTCGGAGTGAACTGATTTGTGAAGACAACTTCAAACGGAATGACTCTCAGAATAACAAGCTGCTGCTGATTACCCGCTGGATCGTAGTGGATGACGAATTTAAATCCATCGAACAAATTGGTGAAAATGCCCTCAAAGCCTATATCACCCAGACAAGTGTAAACGTTCGTTTTGCCTTTGAACGGGTGCCTGAAAACATTCCCCGTTTCTGCAACCTGGTAGGAACCAGCAATGAAAACACGTTTCTGAAAGACCCAACCGGAAACCGTCGCTTTCCTATCATTGAAACAGGAGAAATAGACCAGGACCGTTACAATACCATTGATAAATATGAACTCTGGAAAGAGGCTTACTTTATTTATCTGCAAAATCCGGATTCAAAATTTGATGCAAACGATTTCCAGCTGATCAATGAGGTGGCAGACAGCTATCTGCGTCGTACACCTGAACAGGAACTGTTATTAAAGTTCTATGAAGAAGCCGATGAAGAAACAGGCATATTCCGAACTACTACTGAGATTCTGAATATGCTGTTAGGAAGTAGCAACATCAAAAACATGAATACAGTCAATCTGGGTAGGGCGATATCGGCACTCAAGTGGAAAAAAATCACTCAGGGGCGAGATCGAACCAAGCGATACGGGTACTGGGTAAAAGAACGGAGTTTCTCACTAAGTAAGCTGGGGTAA
- a CDS encoding helix-turn-helix transcriptional regulator, translating into MNLQEIGQRIHHVRTEITGLSQREFVRRMGINQSNISTLEKGQSLPSCFFLFSMHITYDVNLNWIMTGAGEVSCKTNSNSK; encoded by the coding sequence ATGAACTTACAGGAAATAGGCCAACGCATACACCATGTACGCACCGAAATAACGGGACTCTCTCAACGCGAATTCGTCCGCCGTATGGGAATTAATCAAAGCAATATCTCTACCCTGGAAAAAGGCCAGAGCCTACCCTCCTGCTTCTTTCTGTTTAGCATGCATATTACCTATGATGTGAACCTGAATTGGATCATGACAGGTGCTGGGGAAGTGTCTTGTAAAACAAACAGTAACTCAAAGTAG